One segment of Bacillota bacterium DNA contains the following:
- a CDS encoding prolyl oligopeptidase family serine peptidase translates to ANGEAVKAASSQQDHICIDLSRNFTSNKPVTFKLYMPDSSKTPRDVVMYLAYGNWIAINEKNVDYLVDDLTQNDYGAVVFTGKTRLDTDIIGIVQDIREKIVYLKNHASEYGIRHIYLSGGSAGANLALLAAYASSCPDYASDGLTADQVKTDGVIAFYPVVDMLYNYHYFTDKTENQKTALDKLGDAFFSLSDVNGSKSISDSQKIVTKTLLGGSPEEGNFKHLYEISSPNRFLSRNVPPTFLIQGSDDSMTPFEPTKAMYENLEKLDVDADMLELPHTDHAFDMVLPNSSVVTNKVLSCINEWLDLHHSPD, encoded by the coding sequence AAGCCAATGGGGAAGCAGTGAAAGCGGCAAGCAGCCAGCAAGATCATATCTGTATTGATCTATCACGGAACTTTACGAGCAATAAGCCGGTGACATTTAAGCTTTACATGCCGGACAGCAGCAAGACGCCTCGAGATGTTGTCATGTATCTTGCCTATGGAAACTGGATTGCGATAAATGAAAAAAATGTGGATTATCTTGTTGATGACCTTACGCAAAACGATTATGGTGCGGTGGTCTTCACTGGAAAAACAAGGCTGGACACGGATATTATCGGAATAGTTCAGGATATTCGCGAAAAGATTGTCTATTTAAAGAATCACGCATCAGAATATGGTATCCGCCACATCTATCTCTCCGGCGGTTCTGCCGGTGCTAATCTCGCGCTGCTGGCAGCATATGCTTCCAGTTGCCCCGACTATGCATCGGATGGCTTAACAGCCGATCAAGTTAAAACAGACGGTGTAATAGCATTTTATCCCGTTGTGGATATGCTTTATAATTATCATTATTTCACTGACAAAACGGAAAATCAAAAAACAGCATTAGATAAACTCGGAGACGCATTTTTTAGTCTATCAGATGTAAACGGATCCAAGTCAATCAGTGACTCCCAAAAAATCGTTACAAAAACACTTCTCGGCGGAAGCCCTGAAGAGGGTAATTTTAAGCATTTATATGAGATTAGCTCACCAAACAGGTTCTTGAGCCGTAATGTTCCCCCCACATTTCTCATTCAGGGTTCAGATGACAGCATGACCCCGTTCGAGCCGACAAAAGCAATGTATGAAAATTTGGAAAAATTGGACGTAGATGCAGATATGCTTGAGCTGCCGCATACAGATCATGCATTCGATATGGTCCTGCCCAACAGTTCGGTCGTGACGAATAAAGTTCTAAGTTGCATCAACGAATGGCTTGATTTACATCATTCGCCTGATTGA
- a CDS encoding DJ-1/PfpI family protein, whose protein sequence is MQNKYCMLLGNNFDDIEGITVINILRRSDISLDIFSVSQNTVSSFTGMTYLINNVFNFLEDISTEEYDGILLPGGRGVLELAKNTEVISLVRKFYDEGKLVFGICGAPIILDKAGALDGKKYTCLPSVVSMIHSGNCIDEKVVVDSNVVTSKALGTSMDAALKLVEVIKSKEKAMVTADRYYIERKT, encoded by the coding sequence ATGCAAAACAAATACTGCATGCTGTTGGGAAACAATTTTGATGATATTGAGGGCATAACTGTCATTAATATTCTAAGAAGGTCTGATATTTCATTGGATATATTCAGCGTGAGCCAGAATACCGTCAGCAGCTTTACAGGCATGACATATTTGATTAACAATGTTTTTAATTTTCTCGAAGATATAAGCACAGAAGAATATGACGGAATTCTTCTTCCGGGAGGGCGGGGCGTTCTCGAACTTGCAAAGAATACAGAAGTCATTTCTTTAGTTCGCAAGTTTTACGATGAAGGAAAGCTTGTATTCGGAATATGCGGAGCCCCGATTATTCTTGACAAAGCAGGAGCGTTGGACGGCAAAAAGTACACCTGTCTTCCGTCGGTGGTTTCTATGATTCATTCCGGGAACTGCATAGATGAAAAAGTGGTTGTCGACAGCAATGTAGTGACCTCAAAAGCACTGGGAACCTCAATGGATGCGGCTCTTAAACTGGTTGAGGTTATTAAATCAAAGGAAAAAGCAATGGTGACAGCTGATAGGTATTATATCGAGAGAAAAACTTAA
- a CDS encoding AAA family ATPase, translating into MKKFIIINGAMGVGKTCLCKELNRTLAHSAWLDGDWCMMMNPMDFTEINQKMFLDNIYHLLNNYLTNPSFKYVLFSWVIPREEMMNYLIWKLADDDFKVIRITLLCEDNKLKERMLQAERDEATINKSMLYQEVFRRTDTIKVDTTELSVADTVDRVLKITKMQQ; encoded by the coding sequence TTGAAGAAATTTATCATTATTAACGGTGCCATGGGGGTTGGTAAAACGTGTCTCTGCAAGGAGCTCAATAGAACACTTGCTCATAGTGCCTGGTTAGATGGTGACTGGTGTATGATGATGAATCCTATGGATTTCACTGAAATAAACCAAAAGATGTTTTTGGATAATATTTATCATCTTTTAAACAACTACTTAACCAATCCATCATTCAAATATGTTCTCTTTTCATGGGTTATTCCAAGAGAAGAAATGATGAACTATTTAATTTGGAAATTAGCTGATGATGATTTTAAAGTAATTAGAATAACATTACTTTGTGAAGATAATAAATTGAAAGAAAGAATGCTTCAGGCTGAAAGGGATGAGGCGACCATTAATAAAAGCATGTTGTACCAGGAAGTATTCAGACGAACAGATACAATAAAGGTGGATACAACTGAATTATCTGTTGCAGATACTGTAGATAGAGTTCTAAAAATAACAAAAATGCAACAGTAG